One genomic segment of [Pasteurella] aerogenes includes these proteins:
- the dnaE gene encoding DNA polymerase III subunit alpha encodes MSSPRFVHLRVHSDFSMINGITKVKPLVKACVKHDMVAMALTDFTNFCGLVRFYGEALSSGVKPIIGADVLVKSELMGDERFELTLLAKNNQGYHNITLLLSKAYERGYQDLPYIDQEWLIEHREGIIVLSGGRLGDVGKKLLKNNPAEVESAVSFYQQFFPQHFYLSLTRTGRSEEERYIQAALKLAAEKRLPVVATNDVCFLQQDDFEAHEIRVAIHDSYTLDDPKRPKLYSDQQYFRSEQEMCELFADIPSALENSVLIAQRCNVTIRLGQYFLPQFPTGELSTEDYLVMKAREGLEERLLVLFPDEKVRSENRQKYDERLQVELDVINQMGFPGYFLIVMEFIQWSKDNDIPVGPGRGSGAGSLVAYSLKITDLDPLEFDLLFERFLNPERVSMPDFDVDFCMDGRDRVIEHVAETYGRGAVSQIITFGTMAAKAVIRDVGRVLGHPYGFVDRISKLIPSDPGMTLAKAFEAEPRLPEIYESDEEVKALIDMARKLEGVTRNAGKHAGGVVISPSLITDFAPLYCDSEGKHPVTHFDKNDVEYAGLVKFDFLGLRTLTIIKWALDMINARLEKEGKAPVDIAAIPLDDEASFTLLKAAETTAVFQLESRGMKDLIKRLQPDCFEDIIALVALFRPGPLESGMVQNFIDRKHGHEPVAYPDPEYQHECLQPILEPTYGVIVYQEQVMQIAQELAGYTLGGADLLRRAMGKKKPEEMAAQREIFEKGAVAKGIDGNLAMKIFDLVEKFAGYGFNKSHSAAYALVSYQTLWLKKHYPAEFMAAVMTSEMDNTDKIVGLYDECLRMGLTVVPPDINTGKHHFSVNDHGQIVYGIGAIKGVGEGPIEALIEARNQGGIFKDLFDLCARVDLKKINRRTFESLIMSGAFDKLGPHRAALAKNLEDALKASDQHAKDEAIGQVDMFGVLTESPEEVENAYAKTPRWTEKQILDGERETLGLYLSSHPISRYLKELSHYSHTRLNELVPNYRGQTSTVSGLIVNTRFAVTKKGNRIGIASLDDRAGRLDITLFGEALERFGEKLQKDNVVIVTGQVSFDDFSQGLKMSVRDLMTLDEARSHYAKSLAISLEQTQITPHFIKKLKEILTPYSNGALPIHAYYQSPQGRALLRFGIQWSVKPTDELLADLVALLGESAVELEFE; translated from the coding sequence TGTGGGCTGGTGCGTTTTTATGGCGAAGCGTTATCGTCTGGCGTGAAACCAATTATTGGCGCGGATGTGTTGGTAAAAAGTGAGTTGATGGGCGATGAACGATTTGAATTGACCTTGCTCGCCAAAAATAATCAAGGTTATCATAATATTACGCTTTTATTATCAAAGGCTTACGAACGAGGATACCAAGATCTTCCTTATATCGATCAAGAATGGTTGATTGAACATCGCGAGGGGATCATTGTTTTATCCGGCGGACGTTTGGGTGATGTGGGCAAAAAATTGCTTAAAAATAATCCGGCGGAAGTAGAAAGTGCGGTCAGTTTTTATCAACAATTTTTCCCGCAACATTTTTATTTAAGCCTTACCCGTACTGGGCGTTCGGAAGAAGAACGTTATATCCAAGCTGCATTAAAATTAGCGGCGGAAAAACGGTTGCCAGTGGTAGCGACCAATGATGTGTGTTTTTTGCAGCAAGATGATTTTGAGGCCCATGAAATTCGTGTTGCCATTCATGATAGTTATACCTTAGACGATCCAAAACGCCCCAAATTGTATAGTGATCAGCAATATTTTCGTTCCGAACAAGAAATGTGTGAGTTATTTGCCGATATACCGAGCGCTTTGGAAAATTCAGTCTTGATTGCGCAACGTTGCAATGTAACGATTCGTTTAGGGCAATATTTTTTACCTCAATTTCCGACCGGTGAGTTAAGTACGGAAGATTATTTGGTGATGAAAGCGCGCGAAGGTTTGGAAGAACGTTTGTTGGTGTTGTTTCCGGATGAAAAAGTGCGGTCGGAAAATCGGCAGAAATATGATGAGCGTCTGCAAGTGGAATTGGATGTGATCAACCAAATGGGGTTCCCCGGCTATTTTTTGATCGTGATGGAGTTTATTCAGTGGTCAAAAGATAACGATATTCCGGTTGGACCGGGGCGAGGATCGGGCGCCGGATCGTTGGTAGCATATTCGTTAAAAATCACTGATTTGGATCCGTTAGAGTTTGATTTGCTTTTTGAACGTTTCCTCAATCCGGAACGGGTATCCATGCCGGATTTTGACGTGGATTTTTGCATGGATGGACGCGATCGCGTGATCGAACATGTGGCGGAAACTTACGGGCGTGGTGCGGTTTCGCAGATTATCACCTTTGGTACTATGGCGGCAAAAGCGGTGATTCGTGATGTTGGGCGCGTATTGGGGCATCCTTACGGATTTGTGGATCGCATTTCTAAATTAATTCCATCCGATCCCGGAATGACCCTTGCCAAAGCTTTTGAGGCGGAGCCGCGGTTACCGGAAATTTATGAAAGTGACGAAGAAGTTAAAGCCTTGATTGATATGGCGCGGAAATTGGAGGGGGTGACGCGTAATGCCGGTAAGCATGCCGGTGGTGTGGTAATTTCGCCAAGTTTGATTACTGATTTTGCGCCACTGTATTGTGATAGCGAAGGAAAACATCCGGTCACACATTTTGATAAAAATGATGTGGAATATGCTGGTTTGGTGAAATTTGACTTCTTGGGTTTGCGTACACTTACTATCATCAAATGGGCATTGGATATGATTAATGCCCGTTTGGAAAAAGAAGGCAAAGCGCCGGTAGATATTGCCGCTATTCCGTTAGATGATGAAGCATCTTTTACGTTACTTAAAGCTGCGGAAACAACCGCCGTATTCCAGTTGGAATCGCGTGGTATGAAAGATTTGATCAAACGCCTACAACCGGACTGTTTTGAAGATATTATCGCTTTAGTGGCGTTGTTCCGCCCGGGACCTTTAGAATCAGGCATGGTGCAAAATTTTATTGATCGTAAACATGGTCACGAACCGGTAGCATATCCTGATCCGGAATATCAACATGAATGTTTGCAACCGATTTTAGAGCCAACTTATGGCGTTATTGTTTATCAAGAACAAGTGATGCAAATCGCGCAAGAATTAGCCGGCTATACCTTAGGTGGTGCGGATTTGTTGCGTCGTGCGATGGGTAAGAAAAAGCCGGAAGAAATGGCGGCACAGCGAGAAATTTTTGAAAAAGGAGCAGTGGCGAAAGGGATCGATGGTAATTTGGCGATGAAAATCTTTGACTTAGTGGAGAAATTTGCTGGTTATGGATTTAATAAATCTCACTCCGCCGCTTATGCGCTTGTTTCCTACCAAACCCTATGGCTAAAAAAACATTATCCGGCAGAATTTATGGCGGCGGTGATGACCTCGGAAATGGATAATACCGATAAAATTGTGGGGCTATATGATGAATGTTTGCGCATGGGATTAACTGTTGTGCCACCGGATATTAATACGGGGAAACATCATTTTAGCGTCAACGATCATGGGCAAATTGTTTATGGTATCGGTGCGATTAAAGGGGTTGGCGAAGGTCCGATTGAAGCCTTAATTGAAGCGCGTAATCAAGGCGGTATTTTTAAAGATTTATTTGATCTTTGCGCTCGGGTGGATTTGAAAAAAATCAACCGTCGTACCTTTGAAAGTCTAATTATGTCGGGTGCCTTTGATAAATTAGGGCCGCACCGCGCGGCGCTGGCGAAAAATTTGGAAGATGCGCTTAAAGCATCCGATCAACACGCAAAAGATGAAGCGATTGGACAGGTGGATATGTTTGGCGTGCTAACGGAAAGTCCGGAAGAAGTGGAAAATGCTTATGCTAAAACGCCGCGTTGGACAGAAAAACAAATTTTGGATGGTGAGCGCGAAACGCTGGGATTGTATTTAAGCAGCCATCCAATCAGCCGCTATTTGAAAGAACTTTCCCATTATAGTCACACGCGTTTAAACGAATTGGTGCCAAATTATCGCGGACAAACCAGTACCGTGAGTGGTTTGATCGTCAATACGCGCTTTGCTGTTACCAAAAAAGGCAACCGCATTGGCATTGCTTCGCTGGATGATCGTGCTGGACGTTTGGATATTACTTTATTTGGCGAAGCCTTGGAGCGTTTCGGCGAAAAATTGCAAAAAGACAATGTGGTGATTGTGACCGGACAAGTGAGTTTTGATGATTTTTCACAAGGGCTAAAAATGTCGGTTCGTGATTTGATGACCTTAGATGAAGCACGCAGTCACTACGCGAAAAGTTTAGCGATAAGTCTAGAACAAACGCAAATTACACCGCACTTTATCAAAAAACTCAAAGAAATTTTAACGCCTTATAGCAATGGCGCGCTTCCCATTCATGCCTATTATCAAAGCCCACAAGGGCGCGCATTATTGCGTTTCGGCATCCAATGGTCCGTCAAACCGACCGATGAATTATTGGCAGATTTAGTGGCTTTATTGGGTGAAAGCGCAGTGGAATTGGAGTTTGAGTAA